A genomic region of Gemmatimonadales bacterium contains the following coding sequences:
- the bshA gene encoding N-acetyl-alpha-D-glucosaminyl L-malate synthase BshA — MKIGITCYPTYGGSGALATELGLALARRGHEVHFITYAMPFRLREYAQGVYFHEVDTTEQYPLFEYYPYSLALASKQHEVALREELDVLHVHYAIPHATAAYLAREMLVGRRRLPVITTLHGTDITLVGQASSFYAITKFSIERSDRVTAVSQFLKEETVRTFGCNGCDITVIPNFVDLAEYAPRPDDCRQGLAPPGHRIVVHVSNFREVKRVRDVVRVFARIRRAMPATLVMIGDGPDRADAEREAIDAKVDEDVQFLGRLGDVSRLLGVADLFLLPSQTESFGLAALEALASGVPVVGSRTGGIPEVVEDGVSGILEPPGSVEAMGRRAIDLLRNPDAYQTMRAAALQRAAMFSADVVVPQYEALYAEALS, encoded by the coding sequence GTGAAAATCGGAATCACCTGCTATCCGACCTACGGTGGCTCCGGTGCGCTGGCGACCGAACTCGGTCTTGCACTGGCGCGCCGCGGTCATGAAGTCCATTTCATTACCTACGCGATGCCGTTTCGGCTGCGTGAGTATGCCCAGGGCGTCTACTTCCACGAGGTCGACACGACGGAGCAGTACCCACTGTTCGAGTACTACCCCTATTCGCTTGCCCTGGCCAGTAAACAACATGAGGTCGCGCTGAGGGAAGAGCTTGATGTGCTGCACGTCCACTACGCGATTCCGCACGCGACAGCAGCGTACCTGGCGCGCGAGATGCTGGTCGGTCGCCGCCGGCTGCCGGTGATCACGACGCTTCACGGTACGGACATCACCCTCGTCGGGCAGGCAAGCAGCTTCTACGCCATTACCAAGTTTTCGATCGAGCGTTCGGATCGGGTTACCGCCGTCTCGCAGTTCCTCAAAGAGGAAACTGTTCGCACCTTCGGCTGCAACGGCTGTGACATCACGGTGATTCCGAATTTCGTCGATCTGGCCGAGTACGCTCCCAGGCCTGATGACTGCCGTCAAGGCCTGGCCCCGCCCGGGCATCGCATTGTGGTTCATGTGTCGAACTTCCGGGAAGTGAAACGGGTCCGCGATGTCGTTCGCGTTTTCGCGCGGATTCGGCGGGCCATGCCGGCTACCCTGGTGATGATCGGTGACGGGCCGGATCGGGCCGATGCGGAGCGGGAGGCGATCGATGCCAAGGTCGATGAGGACGTGCAGTTCCTTGGACGGCTCGGTGATGTGAGTCGGCTGCTCGGGGTCGCCGATCTGTTCCTGCTGCCGTCGCAGACCGAGTCCTTCGGTCTGGCAGCCCTCGAGGCGCTGGCGTCCGGCGTGCCGGTCGTTGGGTCGCGGACCGGTGGGATTCCCGAGGTCGTCGAGGACGGTGTCTCGGGTATTCTCGAGCCGCCCGGGTCGGTCGAGGCGATGGGACGCCGGGCAATCGATCTGCTGCGCAACCCAGATGCGTACCAAACAATGCGCGCTGCGGCGCTGCAACGCGCGGCGATGTTCTCCGCCGATGTGGTCGTTCCACAGTATGAAGCACTCTACGCTGAGGCGTTGTCATGA
- the miaA gene encoding tRNA (adenosine(37)-N6)-dimethylallyltransferase MiaA: MVGDRVPIIVGPTAVGKTAVALALVEHWDMEVVSADSRQIYRRLDIGTAKATRREQRRVRHHGIDVIDPGERYSAGRFARDAEGWVEEIRSRGRLPVIVGGTGFYIRTLVEGLFREPPLDPDRRRLLETIVGSFGTTSLVRWASRLDPAFKGGGRQRAMRAIEVALLSGYPLSYWQAAARTSGSIAPWYVVLTVPRPVLHRRILVRAEEMVRRGVIEEAAAAMADGARPGSPGLDGVGIREAVEYLIGMRPRESVVEAIATGTRQYAKRQETWFRHQLVGPVLALDATRPPDSLAREIAEAWASVDERSARA; encoded by the coding sequence TTGGTCGGAGATAGGGTTCCCATTATCGTCGGCCCGACTGCGGTCGGCAAAACCGCAGTGGCGCTTGCGCTGGTCGAGCATTGGGACATGGAGGTTGTCTCGGCGGATTCCCGACAGATCTATCGCCGACTCGATATCGGGACGGCCAAAGCAACCCGGCGCGAGCAGCGGCGGGTCCGCCATCACGGCATCGACGTGATCGATCCGGGCGAACGGTACAGTGCCGGCCGGTTCGCGCGCGATGCGGAGGGCTGGGTCGAGGAGATTCGCTCACGCGGTCGCCTGCCGGTGATCGTGGGCGGTACCGGGTTCTATATCCGCACCCTGGTTGAAGGACTCTTCCGCGAGCCGCCGCTCGACCCTGATCGTCGCCGGCTGCTCGAGACGATCGTCGGCAGCTTCGGTACGACCTCGCTGGTGCGATGGGCGTCTCGGCTCGATCCGGCGTTCAAGGGTGGCGGCCGACAGCGGGCCATGCGGGCGATCGAGGTTGCCCTGCTGTCGGGATACCCGCTCAGCTACTGGCAGGCCGCGGCCCGGACCTCGGGAAGCATCGCGCCCTGGTATGTTGTGCTGACGGTGCCACGTCCGGTGCTGCATCGCCGCATTCTGGTGCGGGCCGAGGAAATGGTGCGGCGGGGTGTCATCGAGGAGGCAGCGGCCGCCATGGCGGACGGCGCCCGCCCGGGGTCGCCGGGCCTCGACGGGGTCGGGATTCGCGAGGCCGTCGAGTACCTGATCGGGATGCGACCCCGGGAGTCGGTTGTCGAGGCGATTGCCACAGGGACGCGGCAGTATGCCAAACGTCAGGAAACCTGGTTCCGTCACCAGCTCGTTGGCCCGGTTCTCGCGTTGGATGCCACGCGCCCGCCCGACAGTCTGGCACGCGAGATTGCGGAGGCGTGGGCCAGTGTCGATGAAAGGAGTGCGCGCGCGTGA